The Stigmatella ashevillena genomic sequence TCTGAACGACTTGCAGGTCCCGTAGCGTGTTGAGTTCGGCGCCTTCGGCGTTGGCACCCGCGATGGAGGCCAACAGCACGGCCGCTATCACCCACTTGCCCCTCGTCACATCGCTCTTTCCGAGCATGCTACCCCTCTACAAGTTGTAATCAGGCCGCGCTGCTGGCCCGAAGTGCTACTCGCCCCAGTTTCTGCCCTGCATCAGGTCATACGCCGGGTCCCGCTTGCTGTCCTGCTTGAGCTGGAGGCTCACCGGATTGGGGATGACCTTCCCCTCCGTGGGGATGTACTCGGTCACCGTCACCGAGTCCCGGAGGATCTGCGTGACCCTCCCACCCTGGCGTCCCATGCGCGCGTTGCGCCGGACAATGTGACCCCGCCCCGCGGGGTCCTCCACCATGGCGATCGGGTTGGCATCCCCGGTGACGACCGCCACCAGCTTCAACTGATCAAGATCCCACGCGCACAGAGGCTCGTTGCAGGCAGTGACCTGCACATTCTGCTGCGTCCGGTCCAGCTCCTCGAGGGGGCTGCGGAACGGGTCCCTCTTGCCGACGGGGTTGTACGTATAAGTGACGGAGGACTCGATGACCGCCTCCTTGGGCGTCTCCGCCGCCGCGGCCGTTGCCGCCTTCTTCGCGGCGGGCGGCGAGGCCTTGGGCGATGCACTGCCTCCGCCACACGCAACCACCGTGAGCGCCAGCGCAGCCGTAGTCATCTTGAACTTGAGCGTCTTCATCCTCTGGATCCTCTTCTCACCCTACTTCTTGGGCGACGCAACTTTCTTGCCCGTTGGCTTGGAATCTGGCGCCTTCTGCTCCACGAACCTGAACGTGGTGGCCACGAAGGAACTCTCCAGGATGACCTTCTCGTTCTTGATGGTCGGCTTATCGAGCTTGATGCCGTTCACGTTGACGATGCGGCGCATGTTCGCGATCTCCTGCATGAACATGGCGATCTCGTGGTAGTTGCCACTCACCGTCATCTTGAGCGGAATACGGGCGAAGAAATCGCCGCTTCCGACCGACTCCTTGCCGGGCTCCACGCGGGAGATCTCCAGGCCGGACTTCTTGCCGATGTCGTTGATCTGGGCGAGCAGCTCATCCAGGTCGCGCCGCTCCGGCAGCTCCGTGAGGGCCTCGGCGAGCTTCTGATCCAGCACGTCGAGTTCGCGTCGGCGCTCGTTGAGGTTCTGGGCGATCTCGCTCTTCTCGGCCAGATCCAGGTCGAGCTTGCGGCGCTGCTCCACCTGCTTCTTGATCTGGGCCTCGGTGGGCTGAACGAGCCCAAAGTAGTTGGCCACCGTGAGGAGCACCACCAAGCCCGCCAGGCCACCGTACTTCACGCCCGCGGGGGCCTTCGCAATCTTGTCCAGGTATTGTTCCATGGCTCTCGGGTCTTCTCAGATGGCGTAGTTGGCCGTGAGGATGAGGTTGAACTTGACGGTGGTCAGCGGGTTCAGGTCGGCGCTGCCGCCAGCCTTGGAGGTTTGCTGAACCGCGTCCTTCAGGTCGATGTTCGAGAAGAAGGGCTTGATGGTGGCCACCGGGAACTCCTCGATGGAGGCATCCGGGGTGAGCAGTTCCACGCGGGACGTCTTCGCGTCCCGGCGCTGCTCCACCAGCCGGCCCATGCCCTTGGGCGTCCACACCATGCCGCCGAGGCTGCGCATGAACTCGGCCACCTCGTCGTGGCTCACGGCGCTGCCGACGATCTTCACGCCACCCTTCTCTTCGGTGAAGTTCTCCAGCCAGAGCTTCTTGGGCATGGCCAGCGAGAGCGCGTCCAGCATCCGCACCGGGCCCGAACGGCCACGGCGCAGGTTGTCGAGGACGGCGAGCTTCTTCTCCACCTCGGCCTTGCGGTCGTTGATGGTGCTCACCTCGCCGATGACCTTCTCCAGTTCGGTGATCTTCGTCTTCACGGTGGCGATGCCCGCCGCGTTGGCCGAGACCTCGTCGGAGAGGCGCCCGTACCACATGTAGTTGCCCACGATCGCGGCCAGGAGCACCGCGGCGAAGAGGACCAGGATTTGCCGGCCCATCTCCCGCTTTTTCGCCACCCGGACGGGCAGCAGGTTGATGCGGATCATCATATGCGTCGGTTCCTTCAGGAAAGCAGGGAGAGGGGTATCAGCTCAGCTTGTCACCGGGCTTGCGCAGGGCCAACCCCACGGCCACGGCCGCCACGGGGGCCACGTCCATGATGAACGCGGGGTCGAACTTGCGGTTGTCCACGTCGATCTTCCGGAACGGATTGAGGATCTCCACCGGCACGCCCACGCGGGTCTCGATGGTCTTGAACAGCGCGGGAATCTTCGCCGTTCCTCCGGACAGAAAGACCTTGCTGAAATTGGCATCCGCGGCAGTGCCCGCGTAGAAGTCCAGCGAGCGCTGAATCTCTCCGGCGACCTGCTCGGCCACGCTGAGCAGCACGCGCTCCACGTCCTGGGGCACCACGGCATCCGCGTCCGAGCTGTTGCCGCCGATCTTCAGCGCCTCCGCCTCCTCGTAGGAGACGTTGAGCTGCTTCTGGATCTCCTCGGTGAACTGGTTGCCGCCGATCGTCACATCACGGGTGAAGACGGTGATGCCGTTGGCGATGATGTTGATGTTCACCACCGAGGCGCCCGCGTTGATGAGCACCACGGTCTCCTTCTCCGGCACGTCGTAGTTCGTGGAGAACATGTTCTGGACGGCGAAGGCGTCCACGTCCACCACCACCGGCTGAAGTCCCGCCTCGGAGACCACGGTGGTGTAGTCGTTGATCATGTCCTTCTTGGCCGCCACCAGCAGCACGTCCATCTGCCCGGTGGCGTCATTGGCCCCCGAGTCGAGGATCTGCGTGTCGATGTTCACGTCCTTCACGTCGAAGGGGATGTACTGCTCCGCCTCCCACTGGATGCTCTCCTCGAGCTCTTCCTGGCTCATGCGGGGCATCTGGATCTTCTTGATGATGACCGAGTGGCCGGAGACGCCGATGGCGACCTCCTTCGCCTTGATCTTCAGCTCGTTCATCAGTTCCTGCACGGCCTGGACGATGGCCGTCGAGTTCATGAGCGCGCCATCGACGATGGCCTCGGGAGGCAGCGGCTTCATGCCGAAGCTTTGCAGTGCGTAGCCGACTTCGCCGCGCTTGCGCTGCTCCTTGAGGAGGATCATCTTCACCGAGGTCGATCCGATGTCCAGACCGAGTGCCAGTTTGCCCTTCGCCATTCAGTGCTCCCGTGCAGAGGCGGCCAGCGTAGCACTGGCACGCAACCCCGCCTAAAAGTTGACCGGCGCCCGCCCGCTCCACGGCCTCTCAAGCGCGTGGTCCAGGCCCTTCGTCCGCTCCCCTCGATGCGAGACAGCGCTGCCGGGCCCGATTTTCCGGCCTCGGGCGCTTCCCGTCAAATCCCCCCCGTGTGCTCTGCCGCTTGCTCAGCCCTTTTCGGCCTCGGCATCCGGGTCGATTCCGTATTCCTTGATCTTGTACAGCAACGCCCGATGGCTGATGTCCAGCACCTCGGCGGCCCGGGTGCGGTTGCCCCGGGTGCGGCGAAGGGCCGCTCGGATGTAGGTCTCCTCCAGCTCCCGCATGGCGCGCTTGAGCGACAGGTCGTTGCCGGGCTGTTGCACGGGAAGCGAGGCGCCCTCGGGTGAGGCAACCGCCCACAAGCGCTCGGGGAGACTGGAGGGCAGCAGCAGGGGCCCATCCACCAGGAGCACCGCGCGCTCCATGGCGTTCTCCAGTTCGCGCACGTTGCCGGGCCAGGCATAGGCGCCCATCAACGCCTCGGCCTCGGGGGTGAATCCCTGGACGGGAGGCTCTCGGTTGAGCTCCCGGTTGAAGCGGCTGAGGAAGGCCCGCGCCAGCAGGAGAATGTCCTCGCGGCGCTCCCGCAGGGGCGGTACCCGCAGGTTCACGACGTTGAGGCGGTAATAAAGGTCCTCCCGGAACTCCCCCCGCTCCACCAGCTTGCCCAGGTCCCTCAAGGTCGCGGCGATGACCCGCACGTCCACGGTTTCCGAGCGGCTCTCCCCCACCGGACGGATCTCCCCCTCCTGGAGGACACGCAGCAACTTCACCTGGGCCGGCAGCGGCAGTTCGCCAATCTCGTCCAGGAACAGCGTGCCCCCATCCGCCTCGCTGAACAGCCCCCGCTTCGCGGTCCGCGCGTCGGTGAAAGCCCCCTTGGCGTGGCCGAACAGCTCGCTCTCGATGAGCCCTGCGGGGAAGGCGCCACAGTTGACGGCGACGAAGGGCAACGCCGCCCGGCGAGACCGCTCGTGCAGGGCCCGCGCGATGAGCTCCTTGCCGGTCCCGCTCTCGCCCGTGATGAGGACCGTGGTGTTCACCGGGGCGAGCCGGTCCACCTGGCGCAACACCGCGCGCAGCCCCTCGCTCTCGCCGAGGATCCCTCCCAGCGGCGCGGCGCCCGCGGTCCGCAGACGCCGGTTCTCGCGCAGCAGCCGCTCGCGCTCCTCCGCCTTGCGCAGGACGAAGACGATCTCCTCGGGCTTGAAGGGCTTCTGGACGTAGTCGTAGGCCCCCGCCCCCACCGCCTCGAGCGCCTGTTCCTGGGAGCCGTAAGCGCTCATCACCAGTGCGGTGAGGCCCGGATGCTCGGAGAGGGCCTGACGCAGCACCGACAGGCCGTCGCGCCGAGGCATCCGCACATCGCACAGGAGCACGTCATAGCTGCGAGCGCTCAGCTCTCGCAGGGCTTCCTCGCCATCCGCCACGGCACGCACCTCATAACCATGGTCGGTGAGCACCAGGGTGAGCACATGGCGGATGGAGGGCTCGTCGTCAGCAACGAGAATGGAGCGAAAGAGAGGCATGGGCACCGGGAATCATCCCCCAGCGTCCTGACGCAAGGTAGTTCCCTGCTCAGGCGGCCGTCAGACAGAGGGTAAACCGGGCGCCTCCCTCCGGGCGGTTCTCCGCGACCAGCTTCCCCCCCATGCCCTGCGCCAGGTGGAGCGAGACGGCCAATCCCAGCCCCGTCCCCTTCCCGTCCTTCGTGGTGAAAAACGGCTCGAAAAGACGCGCCATCACGTCGGCCGAGAGGCCCGGGCCCCCATCCTCCACCCTCAACCACACCTCGCCCCCCTCTCGGAGGGTGGACACCCGCACGGGTCCCTGCCCGCCCATGGCCTGCGCGGCGTTCAAGAGGAGGTTGATGACAATCTGGGAGACCGGGCCCGGGTCGGCGCGTGCCAGCAGCCCGGGTTCCAGCGCGAAGCTCACCTCCACGCGCGACAGCTCCGGCCCCGCGCGCACCAGCCTCACGCAGGTCTCCGCCACCTGGCCCATGTCCACGGGCGCCAACGGTCCAGAGCGCGGACGCCCCAGATCCAGCAACCCTCGGACGATGCCGTCGATGCGGTGCACCTCATGATCGATCCGGTCCAGGAAGTCCTTCAGCTCGGGGGTGGTCGCGCGCATCCGCGCCAACGAGAGGTAACCGAGAATCCCCGCCAGCGGGTTGCCCACCTCATGCGCCACGCCCGCGGCCAGACGCCCCACGGTCGCCAGTCGCTCGGCGGACACCAGTTCCGTCTGGGCGCGCGACAACCGCACATTGGCCTGCTGGAGTGCCTCCAACTGCGAGCGGGTCAAGGCTTGCTCCCGGCGCAGGGCCTCCGCCATCCGGTTCAACGCGCTCTGGATGCGTGAGAGGAGGGGCCCTCCCTGAGAGATCGGCGTCAAGTCCAGCTCGAGCCGTTCCAACTGCCCCATGGCCCGTTCCGTGGCCCGCAGCGGACGCCCGACGGTGAGATCCAGCACGATGTACGCCAGGATCACCAACACCATCAGATCCAACCCGAGCGCGAAGGGGAGAAAGCCGCGCAAACGCGTCAGCACCGCTTCCTCGGTGCCTTGGGAAGGCACCCACCGGCGCGCCACGTCCATCAGGTAGAGCAACGTGGGCAGCAGGGTGAGCCACGACAGGCCCGTGGCCAGTGAGCCCAGGAGAAACGCCACGCTGGCGATGCGCCACTTCATGGCACCTGGAGATGGCTCACGGCAGGCCCCCCACCAGCATCGCGAGATTGGGGGGCAAGACCTCGGTCAGCCAAGGGCCCAGCAACAGGATCTCCAGGCCCGCCAGGGCCAACCACGGACCAAAGGGGATGTTCGTCTTGCCCGGGACCCAGTCGACCTCCTGCCCTGCCTCATCCTTCGGCTCGTCCGGGATGGGCTGGAACAACAAGCAGACGGGAACACCGATCAGGCGGCGCCACCAGGACAAGCCAGGCTTCAGAAACTCCCACGTCATCGTCAGCTCGGGCTCGGGCGCCTCCTGCTCCTCCTGCCGGGCAGTGCCCTGCCCCTCTGCCCGAGGGCCGGCCCGCCCGGTGAGGGCGATCAACAAGATGCCCACCACCGCGCCCTGGAACGACGAGAGAAAGAGGATCCCCAGCAACGAGCGCCACGTCAGGAAGCCCCCCAGCATCGCCACCAAGTACTTGTCACCGCCGCCCAACGCCTCCTTCCCCAACAACTTCCACCCCAGGTACTCCATCAACCGGAAGACCAGGAACCCTACCGCCGCCCCCACCGCCGCATCGCGCAGCGCCTCCGCCCCTTGCACTCCCGCCAGCCCCACCCCCAGGACAATTCCCGGCACCGTGAGCGAGAAGGGAAGGATCCAATGCTCCAGATCAATAAAGGTGAGCGGGATCAACAAGGTGATGAGCACGAGCCCGGACACCAGCTCCCAGGAGACGCCCAAGCGCCGCAGGCAGGCCAGAAAGAGCAGCCCGGTGGCCAGTTCCACCAGCGGATAACGGGCAGAGATGGGCGCCCCACACCCCCGGCAGCGTCCCCGGAGCACCAACCACGACACGAGCGGGATGTTGTCGTACCAGGTGAGCGTATAGCCACACTTCGGGCAGCGCGAGCGGGGCCGAACGATGCTTTGGCCAGCGGGGACGCGGGCGATGACGACATTCAGGAAGCTGCCAACGCACAGGCCCACGATGAAGAGCCAGATCGCCAGCAACGCAGTCGGAAAGGGGGTCAGCTCCGGGTCCATGATGAGGTTCGCGAGGCTAGCCCTTCCCGCTCAGGTGCCCAAATTCGTCGCCGAGTGCCAAAATTTGTCGATCTCGCGGGAAGCCCCTCGATTCCCTTTTCTGCCGATCCGAAAGGATCAAGCCACTTAGCCCCCCTGGCGTGGATGGCGCGACCTTTGCTATGTCTAGAACCCGTCGTTCACCCCCAGTCCTCGCCGACTGTAAGGAGCACCAGATCATGACCCAGACCCGTCGCAACCGTGGCTTTACCCTCATCGAGCTGATGATCGTGGTCGCCATCATCGGCATCCTGGCGGCCATCGCCATCCCGAACTTCATCCGGTTCCAGGCCCGCGCCCGTCAGTCCGAGGTGAACACCAACCTCAAGAGCCTCTTCACGGGTCTGCGCACCCAGCAGAAGAAGCCGCCCGAGAGCATCCGCGCCACCGGCTTCGCCCCCGAGCGTGGCAACCGCTACACCTACAAGATTGGCGACTGCGGTGCCACCGAGGACCGCACCAACATCGACGCTGAGCAGCACAACGACGACACCTGCATCGGCGCCGACGTGTTCAAGTTCGGCACCGGCTTCCCCGACGGTGGCAAGTTCGAGACCATCCAGCTGTCCTCCGCCACCTGGAACGCCAAGGGCACGGCCAACGGCCTGAGCGTGGACCCCGGCATCGAGGGTGACAACGCGAGCTGGGACTTCCTGGCCTACGCCGCGGGCGACGTGGACAACACCATCGAGAACGACGCGTCCGACAGCTGGTCGATCGCCTCCGCGGACGGCAACCTGCAGTCGGTTTGCCCTGCGGTCACCGAGCCCGAGGCCGTTGCCGCCGGCGAGCCGTTCAACATCAGCAACGACGTGAACTGCGGCGCCCCGTAATTTCGCTTCACAGCACTTCGCTTAGAGCAGGCCGGGATGAGCACTCATCCCGGCCTGTTTTATTTGAAGGAGGAACTCACGTGCTCCGGCGTCCCCAGAACGGTTTCACGCTCATTGAGCTGATGATCGTGGTGGCCATCATCGGCATCCTCGCAGCCATTGCCATCCCCAGCTTTCTTCGCTTCCAGGCCCGTGCCCGGCAATCCGAAGTCAACGCCAACCTCAAGTCGCTGTTCACCGGCATGAGGACCTTGGCCAAGCGGCCTCAAGCGGAGATTCGCGTCCCCGGTTTTGCTCCCGAACGGGGCAACCGCTACAGCTACTACATGGCCGCCACCTGCACGGCCGCCGAGATCCGCGACACCATCGATGCGGAGCCGCACGACAACGACGACTGCATTCAGTCGGACCGGTTCAAGTTCGGACTGGACATGCCGGCCCAGTTCGAAAGGGTCGTGCCCACCACGTTGGAATGGGCCGGCCGCGCGACCGCCAGCGGCATGGGGGCCCAAGCCGGGCTTTATGGGAACGGCCTCGAATGGGACTTCCTCAGCTACGCGGCGGGCGATGTCGACGGCACGTTCACGGACTCCGCGGATACGTGGCTCATCTCCTCATCGGATGGACGGATCCAGCCTGTCTGCCCGAGCTCGTCGGAGCCGTTTGCCACCGCCGCGGGAGAGCCGTTCAACGTCAGCAACGACGTGGATTGCGACTAGGCAGGCCAGGGCCTGGCCTGCGCCTCTGCTCCAAACCACTCCCCCGTTGGCCGGATCGCGGATAAGGTATTCGGTACCGCAATGAAGTTGCTCATCCCTCTGACACTCTTCAGCGTGGGACTTGGCGCGGTGGCCGTGTTGTCCGAGCCGCCGCGTGAGCCCCCGCGGGGCCCTTATCAAGCGCCCCTGCTTCCCCGGCTCGAGATGCTGCGCGTCGTCGGAGCGGGGCAACGCTCGCTCGTGACGGACTACTACTGGCTTCAGGCCATCCAGGCCGCGGGGCGCGGGGGGCAGAGCCGCGAGAACACGCGTTACCTGGATCTCTTCTACTACTCGGATCTGGTCACGGACCTGGACCCGCAGTTCCTGAAGGTCTACCTGTACGCGGGCAACACCATTCCCACCAACCTCGGCCGCGAGACGTGGGTGAATACCAACGAGGCGCGGAAGATCCTCGAAAAAGGGGTGAAGCACTTCCCCAAGGACTCCACCCTGCGCCTGTTCCTGGCCTACAACCTGAGCTACTTCCACAACGAGCATGCCGCCGCCGCGGAGCATCTGCGGATTGCGGCCTCGCTGCCCAACGCGAACCGGTACGTGCCCGAAATGGCCTCGCGCATGCTCGCGTTCAACCGCCGCTTCGACGCTGCCCTCGCGCTGGCGGAGTCCTTCCGGGATTCCGAGCAGGATCCCGAGATGCGTCAGATGTTCGAAGAGCGGGTCCAGGAGATCTACCGGGAGCGGGTCCTCATTCAGGTGGATGACGCCATCAAGGCCTTCCAGGAACGGGAGAAGCGGCTGCCCCAGTCCATTGGCGAGCTGGTGTCGAAGGGAGATCTCCCCCGCGCACCGCAGGATCCGATGGGCGGCGTCATCTACATCGCCGAGGATGGGCGCAGCTCCTCGACCTCCAGCACCCTGCGCCTGGAGCCCATCGACTACCGCAAGAAAGCCCTCGAGAAGGAAGCCAAGGAAGCCAAGGAAGCCGCATCCGCCAACCAGGAAGCACCGAACGCCCCATGAGCGCCAACGACACACTGGCCATTGAGACCCGGGACCTGTCGAAGACGTATCGGCTGGGATTCTGGATGAACAAACGGGTGCTCGCCCTGCAAGGGCTCACCCTGAACATCCAGCCGGGGCAGGTGTATGGATTGCTCGGCCCCAACGGGGCTGGCAAGTCCACCACCATCAAGATCCTGATGAACCTCGTCCAGGCGACGAGCGGCTCGGCCGCCATCTTCGGGCACGCGCCGGACTCCAAGGAGGCCCGCCGCAACGTCGGCTTCCTGCCCGAGAATCCCGCGCCGTACGAGTACCTGACGGGCGAGGAGTTCGTGCGGCTGGCAGGCCAGCTCGTGGGCCTGAGCGGCCAGGAGCTGGACCAGCGCGTCAAGGAAGTGCTGGGAGCGGTGGGCATGTCCCGGACCGCGGGCCTGCAGATCCGCCGCTACTCCAAGGGCATGGTCCAGCGCATTGGCCTGGCGCAGGCCATCGTGGGGCGCCCCAAGCTGCTGGTGCTGGACGAGCCGACCAGCGGGTTGGATCCCGTGGGACGGCGAGAAATCCGGGACCTCATCCTCCAGGAGCGCGAGCGCGGCACCACGGTGCTCTTCTGCACCCACATCATTCCGGACGTGGAGGCGCTCTGTAACCGGGTCGCGGTGCTGGTCAATGGACGGCTGGCCCGGGAAGGCAGCGTGCAGGAGCTGCTCACCACGCAGGTGCCGGTGGTGGAGCTGACCATCGAGGGCCTGGGCTTGGAGGCCGTACGGGGCCTGGGCCATCCGCTCGAACAGGCGCAGGACCTGACCAACCGTATCCTGGTCCGTGCTGGCAACGCACACGTGCAGCCGCTGCTCAAGAGCGTGCTGGAGGCGGGTGGCCGGGTCACTCAGCTCCAGTCGGCCCGCTTCTCCCTGGAGGATCTGTTCCTCCAGGCGATGAGCGAGGCCCGGCATGGGACCGTGGGAGGAGAAATCACATCATGATGCGGCCGTTCCTCGCGCTCACGCTCAATGGCTTCCGGGAGGCCCGCCGCAACCGGGTGACCGTGGTGGTCGGCGCCTTCGCGTTCGGCCTCCTGGTGGCCTCCACGCTGCTCACCAACCTGAGTGTCTCCACGTTCGACCGGGTGCTCACCGACGTGGGCCTGGGCGTGATGAGCATCGTCCTGGTGCTGCTCGCCATCTTCCTGTCCAGCGGCATGCTGAGCCGGGAAATCGAGCGCAAGACGCTCTTCCTCATCGTCTCCAAGCCCATCTCCCGGAGCCTGTTCCTCACCGCCCGCTTCGCGGGGAACATGCTGACGCTGGGGGTGCTGCTGGTGGCCATGGGGGTGCTCTTCTTCGCCCAGGTGGCGCTCTATGGCACGCTCATCACCGAGGCCCAGCTCGTGGCCATTGGCATGCTCTTCTTCGAGCTGCTGGTGCTCAGCAGCATCGGCTTCGCGATGTCGAGCTTCTCCAGCCAGATGGTGTCCGCGACGGTGACGGTGGGCGCGTACTTCGCCGGGCACCTCAGTGGGGACATCTACGAGCTGTCGAGCAAGGCGGAGAGCGCTGCCTTCCAGTGGCTGGGCAAAGCCGTCTACTACGCGCTGCCCAACCTCTCGCGGCTCAACTACCGCGTCCAGGCGACGTACGAGCTGCCCACCCCCCTGGGAGAGCTCGTCCCGTCCATGCTCTACGCGGTGGCCTATGCCACGGTGATGATCGTCATCGCGGTCGTCCTCTTCTCGCGCCGCGACTTCAAGTAGCCCCTCGGGCCCTGCCGCCTGGCGCGGCAACGGCCCCCTGCTGGCAGGCCCTACCCGCCTGCCGGCTCGCCTCCATCCTCGCGATCCGACAGGCCGTGCTTGGCCAGCCGGTACCGAAAGGAGCGGAAGCTCAGGCCCAGCAACTCCGCCGCGCGCGTCTTCACCCCTTCCGAGCGCTGAAGCGCGGCCACGAGGTAGCGCCGCTCCGCATCATCCAAGTGACGCTCGAGCGAGAAGCCCACCGGCAGCGTCACCTCGCTCACCACCTGAGGCTCTGGCTCACGCTCTCCCCTCAGGGCGGAGGGCAAGGTGTCCGGCCCCAGCGCGTCGCTGTCGGCGAGCGTGGCCGCGCGCTCCACGATGTTCTGCAACTGGCGCACGTTGCCCGGAAAGGCGTAGCGCTCCAGCACCTGCACCGCCTCGGGAGAGAACTCCAGGTTGGGCCGCCCCAACTCCTCGCGCATCTTCGCCAGGAAGTGCCTCGCCAGCAGCCCGATGTCCCCCTGCCGCTCCCGCAGGGGAGGCAAGTCCACGGTGATGACATTGAGCCGGTAGAGCAGATCCTCCCGGAACCGCCCCGCCTTCACCTCGGCCTCCAGCCGCTTGTTGGTGGCGGCCACCACCCGAGCCTGAAAGGGCACCTCGGTGGAGCTGCCCACGGGCTTCACCCGCCGCTCCTGCAGCACGCGCAGCAGCTTCACCTGCGTGGCGAGCGGCACCTCGCCAATCTCGTCGAGGAACACCGTGCCCTCTCCCGCCGAGACGAGGATACCGGACCGGTCCGCCTGAGCGCCCGTGAAGGCGCCCTTCACGTGACCAAACAGCTCGCTCTCCAGGACGCCCTCGTTCAACGCCGCGCAGTTGACGGGCAGGAACGGAGCGCCAGCCCGGGTGCTGCGCAAGTGGAGCGCCCGCGCCACCAGCTCCTTGCCCGTGCCACTCTCTCCCGTGATGAGGACGGTGGTCCGGCTGGGGGCCACCTTCTCCACCAGCCCCCAGACCGCCTTCATCGACTGGCTCTCCCCCACCCACAGCCCGCCCC encodes the following:
- a CDS encoding pilus assembly protein PilP; translated protein: MKTLKFKMTTAALALTVVACGGGSASPKASPPAAKKAATAAAAETPKEAVIESSVTYTYNPVGKRDPFRSPLEELDRTQQNVQVTACNEPLCAWDLDQLKLVAVVTGDANPIAMVEDPAGRGHIVRRNARMGRQGGRVTQILRDSVTVTEYIPTEGKVIPNPVSLQLKQDSKRDPAYDLMQGRNWGE
- a CDS encoding type 4a pilus biogenesis protein PilO; this encodes MEQYLDKIAKAPAGVKYGGLAGLVVLLTVANYFGLVQPTEAQIKKQVEQRRKLDLDLAEKSEIAQNLNERRRELDVLDQKLAEALTELPERRDLDELLAQINDIGKKSGLEISRVEPGKESVGSGDFFARIPLKMTVSGNYHEIAMFMQEIANMRRIVNVNGIKLDKPTIKNEKVILESSFVATTFRFVEQKAPDSKPTGKKVASPKK
- a CDS encoding PilN domain-containing protein, with product MMIRINLLPVRVAKKREMGRQILVLFAAVLLAAIVGNYMWYGRLSDEVSANAAGIATVKTKITELEKVIGEVSTINDRKAEVEKKLAVLDNLRRGRSGPVRMLDALSLAMPKKLWLENFTEEKGGVKIVGSAVSHDEVAEFMRSLGGMVWTPKGMGRLVEQRRDAKTSRVELLTPDASIEEFPVATIKPFFSNIDLKDAVQQTSKAGGSADLNPLTTVKFNLILTANYAI
- the pilM gene encoding type IV pilus assembly protein PilM codes for the protein MAKGKLALGLDIGSTSVKMILLKEQRKRGEVGYALQSFGMKPLPPEAIVDGALMNSTAIVQAVQELMNELKIKAKEVAIGVSGHSVIIKKIQMPRMSQEELEESIQWEAEQYIPFDVKDVNIDTQILDSGANDATGQMDVLLVAAKKDMINDYTTVVSEAGLQPVVVDVDAFAVQNMFSTNYDVPEKETVVLINAGASVVNINIIANGITVFTRDVTIGGNQFTEEIQKQLNVSYEEAEALKIGGNSSDADAVVPQDVERVLLSVAEQVAGEIQRSLDFYAGTAADANFSKVFLSGGTAKIPALFKTIETRVGVPVEILNPFRKIDVDNRKFDPAFIMDVAPVAAVAVGLALRKPGDKLS
- a CDS encoding sigma-54-dependent transcriptional regulator, yielding MPLFRSILVADDEPSIRHVLTLVLTDHGYEVRAVADGEEALRELSARSYDVLLCDVRMPRRDGLSVLRQALSEHPGLTALVMSAYGSQEQALEAVGAGAYDYVQKPFKPEEIVFVLRKAEERERLLRENRRLRTAGAAPLGGILGESEGLRAVLRQVDRLAPVNTTVLITGESGTGKELIARALHERSRRAALPFVAVNCGAFPAGLIESELFGHAKGAFTDARTAKRGLFSEADGGTLFLDEIGELPLPAQVKLLRVLQEGEIRPVGESRSETVDVRVIAATLRDLGKLVERGEFREDLYYRLNVVNLRVPPLRERREDILLLARAFLSRFNRELNREPPVQGFTPEAEALMGAYAWPGNVRELENAMERAVLLVDGPLLLPSSLPERLWAVASPEGASLPVQQPGNDLSLKRAMRELEETYIRAALRRTRGNRTRAAEVLDISHRALLYKIKEYGIDPDAEAEKG
- a CDS encoding sensor histidine kinase, which encodes MKWRIASVAFLLGSLATGLSWLTLLPTLLYLMDVARRWVPSQGTEEAVLTRLRGFLPFALGLDLMVLVILAYIVLDLTVGRPLRATERAMGQLERLELDLTPISQGGPLLSRIQSALNRMAEALRREQALTRSQLEALQQANVRLSRAQTELVSAERLATVGRLAAGVAHEVGNPLAGILGYLSLARMRATTPELKDFLDRIDHEVHRIDGIVRGLLDLGRPRSGPLAPVDMGQVAETCVRLVRAGPELSRVEVSFALEPGLLARADPGPVSQIVINLLLNAAQAMGGQGPVRVSTLREGGEVWLRVEDGGPGLSADVMARLFEPFFTTKDGKGTGLGLAVSLHLAQGMGGKLVAENRPEGGARFTLCLTAA
- a CDS encoding prepilin peptidase, which codes for MDPELTPFPTALLAIWLFIVGLCVGSFLNVVIARVPAGQSIVRPRSRCPKCGYTLTWYDNIPLVSWLVLRGRCRGCGAPISARYPLVELATGLLFLACLRRLGVSWELVSGLVLITLLIPLTFIDLEHWILPFSLTVPGIVLGVGLAGVQGAEALRDAAVGAAVGFLVFRLMEYLGWKLLGKEALGGGDKYLVAMLGGFLTWRSLLGILFLSSFQGAVVGILLIALTGRAGPRAEGQGTARQEEQEAPEPELTMTWEFLKPGLSWWRRLIGVPVCLLFQPIPDEPKDEAGQEVDWVPGKTNIPFGPWLALAGLEILLLGPWLTEVLPPNLAMLVGGLP
- a CDS encoding prepilin-type N-terminal cleavage/methylation domain-containing protein, coding for MTQTRRNRGFTLIELMIVVAIIGILAAIAIPNFIRFQARARQSEVNTNLKSLFTGLRTQQKKPPESIRATGFAPERGNRYTYKIGDCGATEDRTNIDAEQHNDDTCIGADVFKFGTGFPDGGKFETIQLSSATWNAKGTANGLSVDPGIEGDNASWDFLAYAAGDVDNTIENDASDSWSIASADGNLQSVCPAVTEPEAVAAGEPFNISNDVNCGAP
- a CDS encoding pilin is translated as MPSFLRFQARARQSEVNANLKSLFTGMRTLAKRPQAEIRVPGFAPERGNRYSYYMAATCTAAEIRDTIDAEPHDNDDCIQSDRFKFGLDMPAQFERVVPTTLEWAGRATASGMGAQAGLYGNGLEWDFLSYAAGDVDGTFTDSADTWLISSSDGRIQPVCPSSSEPFATAAGEPFNVSNDVDCD
- a CDS encoding pilus assembly protein, with translation MKLLIPLTLFSVGLGAVAVLSEPPREPPRGPYQAPLLPRLEMLRVVGAGQRSLVTDYYWLQAIQAAGRGGQSRENTRYLDLFYYSDLVTDLDPQFLKVYLYAGNTIPTNLGRETWVNTNEARKILEKGVKHFPKDSTLRLFLAYNLSYFHNEHAAAAEHLRIAASLPNANRYVPEMASRMLAFNRRFDAALALAESFRDSEQDPEMRQMFEERVQEIYRERVLIQVDDAIKAFQEREKRLPQSIGELVSKGDLPRAPQDPMGGVIYIAEDGRSSSTSSTLRLEPIDYRKKALEKEAKEAKEAASANQEAPNAP